The following are encoded together in the Parambassis ranga chromosome 20, fParRan2.1, whole genome shotgun sequence genome:
- the svila gene encoding supervillin a isoform X1 encodes MYRNPWISNYLTHVKFCSQGLGSETPIKISNPRLLQNRALSFQKEFSFDEKDDPAKSTKDIDVSLLANLPKVSELRKRFEGITTSASDWEMNRKERIARRLEGIEAEVHPSLLPSLVANRLLEEDTPRYTRASDPCEPCAVTVQRYSMEGFDSPEMQLKAPERQSRARSRPEHQSSTYTEPVHSSGSTTGGPELESKAERIARYKAERRRQLAERYGISLDQEPDLDYPSRYTRTRKETDPTERRNRGDSVGEDSRDITLSAYSSTSATSPRAACSAPPHSYPDLGYDVGRHRVDSFSERERLMNLENQRRAAPPEPPSSSSYMDVTSLSSSARVPAKDYTVTGMPPSSPKLSRHPSQSSPKHGVSPGDLFIEQQAHNILSRQGARAKLSTDWFLQTDAEGDTHSLINWPSRIRVRERLAKEEARQRSPELGNVTEALVHRRQFQHQPQTSARYHSDPAQQVYSHHHHHQLNPQAQQDRSALQGGQESGSYPSYLSMASGPTSRATQQQAQDKDPEESEDVKTEGLLKSRKAVLPSEIRRRERSTEDPRRGSGEEEVREAEAEEPARSGLRGRTRWEEAELTSHLQAAEGRPRERENAFYIHKGLAPSLIQPKVAHTGPGSSTSSAVLSRSAWNAGDPRGPRNLQTQDAREVREGEGVSNGEDSRVSVAQLRHSYMESTTTPPTSRRNELEFEGDVALAGYEAPWRGERDRGRRPQQYICPGESRKTSERFRTQPITSAERQETDRSCVSSDFASTEADEEKLDERAKLSVAAKRSLFRELEKSIDGGAPKFRSRNAAVDRRLRRMQDRSRTQPVTTEEVVIAATDPTYAPQTVTVHTAVARHHSPTLVCSTATPPYSLQASMKQSAVPREQPWDVARQPQDTQEVQSSKQASAKEGKPEKQQSQSQEEPDLCTLSLAEKMALFNRLAQPPTKVTHTRADTRQRRANARYQTQPITLGDMEQELSDIDSRDEQELCDSPVQHLQLQNGAGCQFGPSSSSSSSALRAGGTVSTDHAGDIHITRASARPTPSSSDRSLPPRNQDGPSWRAPDSSDHHRYQILPQGGGGGGGGDAADLGGSKRKLPSPEGAVRQAALPQPQTGRERRGEEEEEEWEEQPQLSRGREDGAAQISESHMIQERQEQRGYLREEGHFSDIQKIRAIGGELLESTAVTSRGASGVCQPPAGDAHADDPIQPEPGDELSDMTARHMSIKERVALLKKSGEEDWRNRINKKQDVVKVAVGEQHAQLWEVEQSFKKKDDEALMMMIDEFAVSDQLWEPVFAATFSTPSEPALQTSPDESASQATATRSPRPMQVDERHPWRRKVTPVTTRMAEAEMESQRIEAHMSIQERKQLIVAREEAWKTKGHGAANDSTQFTVAARMVKKGLASSSAVQSPVLSKPKNNCPAISKPQDEIKAMPDLNLEVDMKLDKLESFLGKLNSKVSGLPEATITVTEKKVKEVMTLEDETFSKFYRQVEEVPSIANKVEIDDDFDAIFGPQVPKLTSEMVQHKRAVRPARNVQASRNPLKMLAAREDIRHEYTEQRLNIGLLESKRMKAEKMNKNSGFSEVALAGLASKENFSNVNLRSVNISEQMSNNSAVPYKKLMLLQVKGRRHVQTRLVEPRASSLNSGDCFLLLTPHSCVIWIGEFANVIEKSKASELANFIQSKRDLGCRANYVQVVEEGLNAQSHAVKEFWKTLGGQSGYQSAGTPDEDELYEGAIVETNCIYRLMEDKLVPDDDFWARMPRCSLLNPKEVLVFDFGSEMYIWHGKEVTLAQRKVAFQLAKHLWNGTFDYTNCDINPLDPGECNPLIPKKGQGRPDWAVFGRLTQHNETTLFKEKFLDWSDSRKTPSPTKNTNDHMSDQKDLPTFDQPRAYNASLMLPLHQKPVATVLDGFSVGRGYGLVEAEDWRSYEISTLAVEVWHILEFDYSRLPRQSIGQFHEGDTYVVKWKYMVSTAVGRRQNPEQMKTAGAGKEKCCYFFWQGRNATVSEKGTSALMTVELDEERGAQVQVQQGKEPPCFLQCFKGGMVIHSGKREEEEENSQNDWRLYCVRGEAEVEGHLLEVACHCSSLRSRVSMVLLSVSQALIYLWHGCKSQTQTRSVARTAANAIKEHCPLESGLHSSSKVTICECDEGAEPAGFWEALGRRDRKAYDCMLQDPGRFNFTPRLYQLSSSSGEFAAVEFLYPARDPKLVNSMPFLQEDLYTASQPALFLVDNHHEVYLWQGWWPQDSESTGSARIRWDSDRKCAMETVLQYCREKNEKKPPKSYLIHAGLEPLTFTNMFPSWEHREDIAEITENEAEVCSQIILVEDVLARLCKTTYPLEELLARPLPEGVDPLRLEVYLSDEDFEKALEMSREEYGALPSWKQVNLKKAKGLF; translated from the exons ATGTACCGGAACCCGTGGATTTCAAATTACCTGACTCATGTCAAGTTTTGCAGCCAAG GACTTGGGAGTGAGACGCCCATTAAAATAAGCAATCCCAGATTGCTACAGAACAGAGCACTGAG CTTCCAGAAAGAATTCTCCTTCGACGAAAAAGACGACCCAGCCAAAAGCACCAAGGACATAGATGTTAGTCTGTTGGCCAATCTCCCCAAAG tctctgaattgaGGAAACGATTTGAAGGCATCACCACAAGCGCGAGTGACTGGGAAATGAACAG GAAGGAGAGAATCGCACGGCGGCTGGAGGGCATTGAGGCGGAGGTGCATCCATCTCTGCTTCCCAGCTTGGTGGCCAATCGTCTTCTGGAAGAGGACACGCCACGATACACCCGGGCCTCTGACCCTTGTGAGCCCTGTGCTG TTACAGTTCAGCGGTACAGCATGGAGGGGTTTGATAGTCCAGAAATGCAGCTTAAGGCTCCAGAGCGACAGTCCAGGGCTCGCAGCAGGCCTGAACACCAGTCCTCCACCTATACAGAGCCAGTCCACAGTTCTGGTTCTACTACCGGCGGCCCAGAGCTGGAGTCCAAGGCTGAACGCATCGCCCGTTACAAGGCGGAGCGGCGTCGCCAGCTCGCTGAACGCTACGGCATCTCTTTGGATCAGGAGCCAGACTTGGACTATCCCTCCCGCTACACTCGCACCCGCAAAGAGACAGACCCCACAGAGAGACGTAACAGGGGGGACTCAGTGGGGGAGGATAGCAGGGACATCACCTTAAGTGCTTACAGCAGCACCTCGGCCACAAGCCCGAGGGCAGCGTGCTCCGCACCACCACACAGCTACCCCGACCTGGGCTATGACGTTGGGCGGCACAGAGTGGACTCGTTCTCAGAGAGGGAGCGGCTGATGAACCTAGAGAATCAGCGCAGGGCTGCTCCTCCTGAGCCTCCGTCCTCTTCCTCATACATGGACGTGACGTCATTGTCCTCCTCTGCCAGGGTGCCTGCTAAGGACTACACAGTCACAGGGATGCCACCCAGCTCGCCCAAGCTGAGCCGGCACCCCTCCCAGTCCTCACCGAAACATGGGGTGTCTCCTGGAGATCTGTTCATCGAGCAGCAGGCCCACAACATTCTCAGCAGACAAGG TGCGAGGGCGAAACTTAGCACTGATTGGTTCCTCCAGACTGACGCTGAGGGCGACACCCACTCCCTCATCAACTGGCCGTCAAG AATCAGAGTTAGGGAGAGGCTTGCCAAAGAGGAGGCCCGTCAGAGAAGTCCAGAGTTGGGAAATGTTACAGAAGCTTTGGTGCACCGCAGACAGTTCCAGCACCAGCCGCAGACTTCTGCACGCTACCACTCAGATCCAGCCCAGCAGGTCtactcccaccaccaccaccaccagctgaATCCCCAAGCTCAGCAGGACCGCTCTGCTCTACAGGGAGGACAAGAGTCTGGCAGTTACCCCAGTTACCTGTCTATGGCCTCTGGTCCCACATCCAgagccacacagcagcaggcccAGGACAAAGACCCTGAGGAGTCAGAGGATGTGAAGACAGAGGGTCTCCTGAAGAGCAGGAAAGCTGTTCTCCCCTCAGAGATCAGACGCAGGGAGAGAAGCACCGAGGACCCTCGAAGAGGCAGCggggaggaagaggtgagggAGGCTGAGGCAGAGGAACCTGCAAGAAGCGGACTGAGAGGCAGAACCAGGTGGGAGGAAGCAGAGCTGACCTCCCATCTGCAGGCAGCAGAGGGCAGACCCAGAGAGCGGGAGAATGCCTTTTATATACACAAAGGGCTGGCACCGTCTCTCATCCAGCCCAAAGTGGCACACACAGGCCCGGGAAGCTCCACCTCCAGCGCCGTGTTGAGCCGCTCGGCATGGAACGCTGGAGATCCACGAGGGCCCCGAAACCTGCAGACGCAGGACGCCCGAGAGGTCAGAGAGGGTGAGGGGGTCAGTAACGGAGAGGACAGTCGCGTGTCCGTGGCCCAGCTCAGACATTCGTACATGGAGagcaccaccacccccccaacCAGCCGCAGGAACGAGCT TGAGTTTGAGGGCGACGTGGCGCTCGCAGGCTACGAGGCCCCgtggagaggggagagggacagGGGGCGCAGGCCCCAGCAGTATATCTGTCCAGGGGAGAGTAGAAAGACCTCAGAGAGATTTAGGACGCAACCAATCACGTCTGCTGAACGCCAGGAGACTGATAG ATCCTGTGTGAGTTCAGACTTTGCTTCCACTGAAG CTGATGAGGAGAAGCTGGATGAACGCGCCAAGCTGAGCGTAGCAGCCAAGCGCTCTCTCTTCAGA GAACTGGAGAAGAGCATTGATGGTGGAGCTCCTAAATTTCGGTCCAGGAATGCAGCGGTAGACAGGAGACTGAGACGGATGCAAGACCGGTCCAGAACTCAGCCAGTAACTACTGAGGAAGTGGTCATCGCAGCCAC CGACCCCACTTATGCACCACAAACGGTGACCGTTCACACTGCTGTAGCCCGCCACCATAGCCCCACCCTAGTTTGCAGCACCGCCACCCCACCATACAG CCTGCAGGCATCCATGAAGCAGAGCGCTGTCCCCCGGGAGCAGCCGTGGGATGTGGCCCGGCAGCCGCAGGACACCCAGGAGGTCCAGAGCTCCAAGCAGGCATCAGCAAAGGAGGGGAAGCCTGAGAAGCAGCAGAGCCAAAGTCAGGAGGAGCCTGACCTCTGCACCCTCAGCCTGGCAGAGAAGATGGCCCTGTTCAACCGGCTGGCTCAGCCGCCAACCAAGGTCACCCACACCAGAGCAGACACAAGGCAGCGCAGGGCCAACGCTCGGTACCAGACGCAGCCCATCACACTGGGGGATATGGAACAG GAGCTCTCAGACATAGACAGCAGGGACGAGCAGGAGCTGTGTGACAGCCCAGTACAACACCTCCAA CTTCAGAATGGAGCAGGTTGTCAGTTTGGAccgtcttcatcctcctcctcctctgcgctACGAGCAGGAGGCACCGTCTCCACTGACCACGCTGGAGACATCCACATAACCAGAGCGTCAGCCCGACCCACCCCTTCCAGCTCTGACAGGTCTCTACCTCCCCGAAACCAAGACGGTCCCAGCTGGAGGGCCCCGGACTCTTCAGACCACCACAGGTATCAGATCTTACcccagggtggtggtggtggtggtggtggtgatgcaGCGGATCTGGGAGGAAGCAAGAGGAAGCTGCCCTCTCCTGAGGGAGCGGTCAGGCAGGCTGCTCTGCCCCAGCCTCAGACTGGAAGAGAGCGgcgaggggaggaggaggaggaagagtgggaGGAGCAGCCACAGCTGTCCAGAGGGAGGGAAGATGGAGCAGCACAGATTTCAGAGAGCCACATGATTCAAGAGAGGCAGGAGCAGAGGGGGTATCTGAGGGAGGAGGGACACTTCTCAGACATCCAGAAGATCAGGGCCATCGGTGGAG AGCTGCTAGAGTCCACCGCGGTAACATCCAGAGGAGCATCaggtgtgtgtcagcctccagCGGGGGACGCTCATGCAGACGACCCCATTCAGCCCGAGCCAGGAGACGAGCTGAGCGACATGACAGCCCGACACATGTCCATCAAAGAGAG AGTTGCCTTATTAAAGAAGAGTGGTGAGGAGGACTGGAGGAACAGGATCAATAAGAAGCAGGATGTGGTGAAGGTTGCCGTGGGCGAGCAGCACGCTCAGCTCTGGGAGGTGGAGCAGAGCTTCAAGAAGAAG GACGATGAggctctgatgatgatgatcgaTGAGTTTGCTGTGTCCGACCAGCTGTGG GAGCCGGTCTTTGCTGCTACCTTCTCCACTCCTTCTGAACCTGCTCTCCAAACGTCTCCTGACGAGTCAGCCAGCCAG GCCACCGCCACAAGATCTCCCAGACCCATGCAGGTGGATGAAAGACACCcctggaggaggaaggtgaccCCTGTCACTACT AGAATGGCAGAGGCTGAGATGGAGAGCCAGAGGATAGAGGCACACATGTCCATCCAGGAGAGGAAACAGCTGATCGTAGCCCGGGAGGAGGCCTGGAAGACCAAAGGCCACGGAGCCGCCAACGACTCCACCCAGTTCACTGTGGCTGCACGCATGGTGAAGAAAG gtctggcctcctcctctgctgttcaGTCTCCAGTGCTGTCCAAACCCAAGAACAACTGCCCCGCCATCTCCAAACCACAGGACG agatcAAGGCCATGCCGGACCTGAACCTGGAGGTGGACATGAAGCTGGATAAACTGGAATCATTCCTTGGCAAGCTCAACAGTAAAG TGTCCGGACTGCCAGAAGCCACCATTACTGTGACGGAGAAGAAGGTAAAGGAAGTGATGACCCTTGAAGATGAAACTTTTTCCAAGTTCTACCGCCAAGTGGAGGAGGTCCCTTCCATCGCCAACAAGGTGGAGATAGACGACGACTTTGATGCCATCTTTGGTCCACAGGTGCCAAA GCTAACGTCAGAGATGGTGCAGCACAAACGAGCGGTGCGCCCGGCGCGTAACGTTCAGGCGTCCAGGAACCCTCTGAAGATGCTGGCTGCCCGGGAGGATATCAGGCACGAGTACACAGAGCAGAGGCTCAACATCGGCTTACTGGAGAGCAAAAGGATGAAGGCTGAGAAGA TGAATAAGAACTCTGGCTTCTCTGAAGTGGCCTTGGCCGGTCTGGCCAGCAAGGAAAACTTCAGCAACGTCAACCTGCGCAGCGTCAACATCTCTGAGCAGATGTCCAACAACAGCGCCGTGCCTTACAAGAAACTCATGctcctgcaggtcaaag GCCGACGGCACGTCCAGACCAGGCTGGTGGAGCCAAGAGCGTCGTCACTGAACAGCGGAgactgtttcctcctcctcacaccgCACAGCTGCGTCATTTGGATCGGAGAGTTCGCTAACGTCATCGAGAAGAGCAAG GCCTCTGAGTTAGCCAATTTCATCCAGAGCAAAAGAGATCTGGGTTGCCGCGCTAACTACGTCCAGGTTGTGGAGGAGGGCCTCAACGCACAGAGCCACGCTGTGAAAGAGTTCTGGAAGACTCTGGGAGGGCAGTCAGGTTATCAGT CTGCAGGAACTCCAGATGAAGACGAGCTATATGAGGGCGCCATCGTGGAGACAAATTGCATTTACCGCCTGATGGAGGACAAACTGGTCCCAGACGATGATTTCTGGGCCAGGATGCCCCGCTGTTCTCTGCTCAACCCCAAAGAG GTTTTGGTTTTTGACTTTGGCAGTGAGATGTACATTTGGCATGGGAAGGAGGTGACTCTGGCACAGAGGAAGGTGGCCTTCCAGCTGGCTAAGCACCTGTGGAACGGCACCTTCGACTACACCAACTGTGACATCAACCCACTGGATCCTGGAGAGTGCAACCCACTCATACCCAA GAAAGGACAGGGCCGGCCTGACTGGGCAGTGTTTGGCAGACTGACTCAACACAACGAAACCACCTTGTTCAAAGAGAAGTTTCTGGACTGGAGCGACTCCAGGAAAACACCCAGCCCCACAAAAAACACCAACGATCACATGTCTGATCAGAAG GATCTGCCCACCTTTGATCAGCCCCGCGCGTACAATGCCTCCCTGATGCTGCCCCTCCATCAGAAGCCCGTTGCTACCGTTCTGGACGGGTTCAGCGTGGGGCGGGGCTACGGCCTGGTGGAGGCAGAGGACTGGCGAAGCTATGAGATCAGCACCCTGGCAGTGGAGGTTTGGCACATCCTGGAGTTCGACTACAGCCGCCTGCCGCGCCAGAGCATCGGCCAGTTCCACGAGGGCGACACGTACGTGGTGAAATGGAAATACATGGTCAGCACTGCAG TTGGGAGGAGACAGAACCCGGAGCAGATGAAGACAGCAGGAGCCGGGAAGGAGAAGTGCTGCTACTTCTTCTGGCAGGGCCGAAACGCCACCGTCAGCGAGAAGGGAACGTCGGCGCTCATGACGGTGGAGCTGGACGAGGAACGGGGAGCACAG GTTCAAGTCCAGCAGGGAAAGGAGCCTCCATGTTTCCTGCAGTGCTTCAAAGGAGGGATGGTCATCCACtcaggaaagagagaggaggaagaggaaaactcACAGA ATGATTGGCGTCTGTACTGTGTGCGTGGGGAGGCGGAGGTTGAGGGACACCTGCTGGAGGTGGCctgtcactgcagcagtctGCGCTCCAGAGTTTCCATGGTGCTGCTCAGCGTCAGCCAGGCGCTCATCTACTTGTGGCACGGCTGCAAGTCCCAGACCCAGACCCGATCGGTGGCACGCACCGCTGCCAACGCCATCAAAGAGCA ctgtccGCTGGAGTCTggcctccacagcagcagcaaagtaACCATCTGTGAATGTGATGAGGGGGCAGAGCCCGCAGGATTCTGGGAAGCCCTCGGGAGGAGGGACAGGAAGGCATACGACTGCATGCTGCAAG ATCCAGGCAGGTTCAACTTCACGCCTCGTCTTTACCAGCTGAGCAGCAGTTCAGGCGAGTTTGCGGCTGTGGAGTTCCTCTACCCGGCCAGAGACCCAAAGCTCGTCAACTCTATGCCCTTCCTACAGGAGGACCTGTACACTGCCTCCCaaccag CTCTGTTCTTGGTGGACAACCACCATGAGGTGTACCTGTGGCAGGGCTGGTGGCCTCAGGACAGTGAGAGCACCGGCTCGGCCCGGATCCGCTGGGATTCAGACAGGAAGTGCGCCATGGAGACGGTGCTGCAGTACTGCAGAG AAAAGAACGAGAAGAAACCTCCCAAATCGTACCTGATCCACGCAGGCTTGGAGCCGCTCACCTTCACCAACATGTTCCCCAGCTGGGAGCACAGAGAGGACATCGCCGAGATCACTGAGAAT GAGGCGGAGGTGTGCAGCCAGATCATCCTGGTGGAGGACGTGTTGGCCCGGCTGTGCAAGACCACATATCCCCTGGAAGAGCTCCTGGCCCGGCCGCTGCCTGAGGGAGTGGACCCCCTTCGCCTGGAGGTCTACCTGTCTGATGAGGACTTTGAG AAAGCTCTGGAGATGAGCAGGGAGGAGTACGGCGCGTTGCCCAGCTGGAAGCAGGTTAACTTGAAGAAAGCCAAAGGACTTTTCTAA